Proteins encoded within one genomic window of Geotalea daltonii FRC-32:
- a CDS encoding GGDEF domain-containing response regulator has translation MERILVVEDDSFFREVFADLLRDDGFAVDVACSGEKALEMLRSSEYALVVTDLVMPDITGLDLLSKVKQFDPSIDVILVTGHANTETAVFALKNGARDYLVKPINSEEFKHAVALCFEQRRLLDENQELKGLLNLFQISQTIANSLDFDRIHTILVDSLAKEFGLSRLTGYFQNDDGTLELKEIKGFDEETASSLGELIFDIFDVREEDNRSFVLLNDLEQRSRFFAEHSVTEAMLFFVRAKTALLGIIIVFNESQSVFPAHLDFKNINFLLDQASLALENASRYNNAKNLLYIDELTGLFNYRYLDVALEREVRRAERYSSNISIIFLDIDLFKRINDQYGHLVGSKALAEVGLLLKKSVRDVDTVIRYGGDEYTIILIETGIDGASVVAERIRSTIEGHVFIQSEGLDIKLTASLGCASYPEDACTKLELLELADQAMYRSKACGKNMVFHISAYKKQ, from the coding sequence ATGGAGAGGATTCTAGTAGTAGAAGACGACAGTTTCTTCAGGGAGGTATTTGCCGATCTGCTGCGGGATGACGGCTTTGCTGTCGATGTGGCTTGTTCCGGAGAGAAAGCCCTGGAAATGTTGCGTAGCAGCGAATATGCGTTGGTCGTCACCGATCTGGTAATGCCCGATATAACCGGACTTGATCTCCTGTCCAAGGTAAAGCAGTTTGATCCCTCCATAGATGTAATTCTGGTCACCGGCCACGCCAACACGGAGACCGCAGTGTTTGCCCTGAAAAACGGTGCCCGTGACTATCTTGTCAAGCCCATAAACAGCGAGGAATTCAAGCATGCGGTCGCACTCTGTTTCGAGCAGAGGAGGCTTCTTGATGAAAATCAGGAACTGAAAGGACTGCTGAACCTTTTTCAAATAAGTCAGACCATAGCCAATTCTCTTGATTTCGACCGCATTCACACAATACTTGTCGATTCACTGGCCAAAGAATTTGGTCTCAGTCGCTTAACCGGCTACTTCCAGAATGATGACGGTACGCTGGAGTTAAAAGAGATAAAAGGGTTCGACGAGGAAACCGCTTCTTCCCTTGGGGAGCTCATATTCGATATTTTCGATGTTCGCGAAGAGGATAATAGAAGCTTTGTCCTGCTTAATGATCTCGAGCAGCGGTCCCGATTCTTTGCAGAACACTCCGTTACCGAAGCAATGCTGTTTTTCGTCAGGGCAAAAACAGCACTTCTTGGCATCATAATAGTTTTCAACGAATCGCAAAGCGTTTTTCCGGCCCATTTGGATTTCAAAAACATAAATTTCCTGCTTGATCAGGCATCCCTTGCCCTGGAAAATGCGTCCCGTTACAACAATGCCAAGAATCTTCTCTACATCGACGAACTGACTGGGCTCTTCAATTACCGTTACCTGGATGTAGCCCTCGAAAGAGAAGTCAGGCGCGCTGAGCGTTATTCTTCCAACATATCCATCATCTTTCTTGACATAGATCTCTTCAAGCGAATAAACGATCAGTACGGACACCTTGTGGGAAGCAAGGCCCTGGCCGAAGTGGGGCTGTTGCTGAAAAAATCGGTGCGTGACGTGGACACGGTAATCCGCTACGGGGGGGACGAATATACGATAATACTCATCGAAACCGGAATAGACGGGGCTTCCGTAGTTGCTGAACGTATCCGCAGCACCATTGAGGGTCATGTCTTCATTCAAAGTGAAGGTCTTGACATAAAACTTACCGCCAGTCTTGGCTGTGCCAGCTACCCGGAAGATGCATGTACCAAACTGGAGCTTCTCGAACTGGCTGACCAGGCAATGTATCGAAGCAAGGCCTGCGGGAAAAACATGGTCTTTCACATATCTGCATATAAAAAGCAATGA
- a CDS encoding acyl-[acyl-carrier-protein] thioesterase: MDNVFEHKLRVRYYEVDCKDSIKPAAIFNFMQDAAASHVRQLGLSVADLGKKNLTWVISRFHLRLLHYPRGNDRITIHTWPSTKDGLFSCREYTIRDENGKVIALATSSWAAVNITTRRPVRLKDHLRDFPLKSERAIEDDFPSLPRPGRIDGEQRFQVRRSDLDINRHVNNAVYVDWALETVPLSIAEKYRLAEIEVSFRGEALYGDNVVCSCEVFPVSAEEVECLHQLVNEIDGKELTRFRSFWRLLVDGQKAAA; encoded by the coding sequence ATGGACAATGTATTCGAACATAAGCTGCGGGTCCGCTACTACGAAGTGGATTGCAAAGACTCGATCAAGCCGGCCGCCATTTTCAATTTTATGCAGGACGCGGCAGCTTCCCATGTGAGACAGTTGGGCTTATCCGTTGCCGATCTCGGTAAAAAGAACCTGACCTGGGTCATCTCCCGTTTTCATCTGCGCCTGTTGCACTACCCTCGAGGAAATGACAGGATCACCATTCACACCTGGCCCTCCACCAAGGACGGACTGTTTTCATGCAGGGAATACACAATCAGGGATGAAAATGGAAAAGTCATTGCCCTGGCCACCAGTTCCTGGGCCGCCGTCAATATTACCACCCGCCGGCCGGTGCGCCTAAAGGACCATCTCCGCGACTTTCCGCTTAAGTCAGAGCGGGCAATTGAAGATGATTTCCCCTCTTTACCCCGTCCGGGCAGGATCGATGGCGAGCAGCGTTTCCAGGTACGCCGTAGCGATCTGGACATCAATCGACATGTTAATAATGCCGTTTATGTGGACTGGGCGTTGGAAACTGTGCCGTTGAGCATTGCCGAAAAATACAGGCTGGCAGAAATCGAAGTTAGCTTTCGCGGAGAAGCATTGTACGGGGACAATGTGGTGTGCAGCTGCGAAGTTTTTCCGGTTTCGGCCGAAGAAGTTGAGTGTCTGCATCAACTGGTGAATGAAATTGACGGCAAAGAACTGACACGCTTCCGTTCCTTCTGGCGGCTGTTGGTTGACGGACAAAAGGCAGCGGCCTGA
- the hisS gene encoding histidine--tRNA ligase, which translates to MSITGIKGFNDILPGEVEKWQHIEAAARRIFGLYGFSEIRVPILEKTELFCRSIGDSTDIVEKEMYSFVDKGENKVTMRPEGTASIMRAFIEHKLYVADPVAKLYYMGPMFRYERPQKGRYRQFHQIGAEVTGIADPKVDAQVLTMLCHFFAELGLTEPHLQINSLGCPECRPKYRQVLKDFLKSRIGKLCDDCRRRIDTNPLRALDCKAAGCKEATEGAPSVLDYLCHDCNDHFAKTRCHLESVGTSYSINTRMVRGLDYYTRTTFELVTGLLGSQSAVAAGGRYDGLISDLGGPSLPGIGFAMGVERVALLLAEKDFRKRPDFFIAALGETAQEEAFRLMSGLQQKGCSVEMDFAGKSLKSQMRRADKFNAHFTLILGEDELVKGTAALKNMDSGTQTDVRLNVDVLCKAVAS; encoded by the coding sequence GTGAGCATTACCGGTATCAAGGGTTTTAACGATATACTTCCCGGAGAGGTTGAAAAGTGGCAGCATATTGAGGCAGCGGCAAGGAGGATTTTCGGGCTGTATGGATTCTCTGAGATCAGGGTGCCGATTCTGGAAAAGACAGAGCTTTTCTGCCGTTCCATTGGCGACTCTACCGATATTGTCGAAAAAGAGATGTACTCCTTTGTCGACAAGGGAGAGAACAAGGTTACCATGCGCCCCGAGGGCACGGCCAGCATCATGCGCGCCTTCATCGAACACAAGCTTTATGTGGCTGATCCGGTTGCCAAACTCTATTACATGGGTCCCATGTTCCGTTATGAACGGCCCCAAAAGGGGCGTTACCGCCAGTTTCACCAGATCGGTGCCGAGGTGACAGGGATAGCCGATCCCAAGGTCGATGCCCAGGTACTGACCATGCTTTGTCACTTTTTTGCCGAGCTGGGCCTGACCGAGCCCCATCTGCAGATCAATTCCCTTGGTTGTCCCGAGTGCAGGCCGAAATATCGTCAAGTCCTCAAGGATTTCCTCAAGAGCAGGATCGGCAAGCTGTGTGATGATTGCCGGAGAAGGATCGACACCAATCCCCTCCGGGCGCTCGATTGCAAAGCCGCCGGCTGCAAGGAGGCCACAGAAGGCGCGCCCTCTGTTCTTGATTATCTGTGTCATGACTGCAATGATCATTTTGCCAAAACCAGGTGCCACCTGGAATCGGTGGGCACGTCATACAGCATAAATACCCGCATGGTCCGTGGCCTTGATTACTATACCCGCACTACCTTCGAGCTTGTCACCGGCCTTTTAGGCTCACAGAGTGCTGTTGCAGCCGGGGGCCGTTATGATGGCCTCATATCAGATCTTGGTGGGCCATCGCTTCCAGGCATCGGTTTTGCCATGGGAGTCGAGAGGGTTGCTCTGCTTTTGGCAGAAAAAGATTTCCGCAAACGCCCGGATTTCTTCATAGCAGCCCTTGGCGAAACAGCACAGGAGGAAGCCTTCAGGCTTATGTCAGGACTGCAGCAGAAGGGCTGCTCAGTGGAAATGGACTTTGCCGGAAAAAGCCTGAAAAGCCAGATGCGGCGAGCCGACAAATTCAACGCCCACTTTACCCTGATCCTGGGTGAAGACGAGCTGGTTAAGGGTACTGCTGCCCTGAAGAACATGGATTCGGGCACTCAGACCGATGTCAGATTGAATGTGGACGTGCTCTGCAAGGCAGTGGCCTCCTGA